The DNA sequence ctcgtgtgttgggatgcttaatgtatatcatgaattgtacacgaccagatatagcttgtgctataagtaaactgagtcgatatacgagcaatccaggccaatctcattggatggcaatgaaacgagttttgggatatttagaacatacccagaactttgaattgcactacagtaatttccctgcggtgattgagggatactgtgatgcaaattggatcaccggttcaactgattctaagtccacgagtggatatgtattcactattggtggaggagcggtatcttgaaagtcgtccaaacaaacatgtattgcccgctctacaatggaggctgaattcatagccttagataaagccggtgaagaagctgaatggctccgaaatttcttggaagacattccattttggcccaaaccgttggcaccaatatgcatacattgtgatagtcaagcggcaattggaagggctgggagcgttatgtataacggtaaatctcgtcatatacgacgaagacataaaaccgttaggcaattactctctagaggaattatcacgattgactatgtaaagtcaagtgataatgtgtcggatccacttacaaaaggcctaactagagaggtagttgagaaatcatcaaggggaatagGGCTATGACCGAGAACAAGTCattatggcggtaactctacctagaagactggagatcccaagatctaggttcaaggagatcaaacaaagtcattaatgacggttcaacattgttaaataaaattttagtccgttctcgtgatgagacaatgttcagtaccaaggataaagcattaaggctttttaataatttctaagtttgatacggggtatatcaaatagtgtatctacaggatgacacgtttaggaatcacctatgtaagtgtgaagtgttagccgcttcaaggagaactttgtaaggccagttctctacgcacttatgaaaccaggcggtgttcatggctgaaacgaacacaacaatgagaaccaaagacggttaagggttgattgtgtgacttatggttgtctaggtatacaccaaagatcgacggttcaaagatatcaaatctaccgattgaccgagtatatccgacataagtttactacggaaagttcaaagggaaacctacttatccagatgcgattaatccttacttgtaaatcacacaattttttcatgcatacttccgtgatatagccattccccattcatgtgggggattgttgaggttttgtttttaagataaaatattcttaaaatgagggtgaatgggaaatggagggaaaataaaattttgagtaaaattttaagtttctccCTCTtcacaatgagacattgtcccatattggaagaggaagacatttttggtgggtatatatataattgcttttcttgtagctcttaaagagttaagaagaaagcaagcctcgcgccgtcgtcgtcgttgtcactcgctcggctcggcttcggctacggcttcggcttcggcttcggattcggaggATTTGGTCAAATGgttgattgattgattttttggaccaaatttatttgttaatagtaaatattaacgtaagattatccgcatttgtaacgaatatttttcaatccgtatattgaccatttggcagccgcctaatgctcttcccaccatgaatgtgcttgctccacaaacatgaagtgcttgctctaccatggagggtggacgtttggtcttcttcaacactggctgctatatatatgtgcagcagatgttgaagaaagacactcaacacacaacgcacaattcgctcaacaaattggctatacattgcactccttcctctcagcatttccatacgattttctgagtttatactccttcgttctgcattgtttttaacttcaaacaaagcaactgtaagtgtgatttgctaccgaactttgtgttcgctgaaacactggggtttgaagtaccgctacaccagtgtgttattcgttctatcctgggaggaaataatccattaccttgggtactagaaggggattaaattccttaaggaaacactgtgaattcagtgggcttgaatttattattgttttattacgttaatttatattttgcagaattattatttacaaatacagtaaTATTGACGAGGATAACAATAAACTCCATTAatcaaaatattggccatattaCAATATATTTAAATCGATATTCAACTCCAAATACGTACAATCAAATACACTAGGAGATAAATCAGTAGCAGATTCAACTATGAGTTCACGCCTCAGAACCTAACTGGTGTTCTGAGGTGGAATTGCTTGTTTGTGTGAAATAAGTATAGACAAAATTAAATATAACTTTCTTAAGTCACTCTTTCAACTCAAAAATCTCAATGTTTAAATTCTAGATTCACCTACATAAGCATAACACCCACTTGGAAAGTCTAAAATCTAGATTCATTTCACTAGAGGTGGACCATACTATGCGGGAGGGGTCACCGGCATCCGTAAGATTCGGTAAAAATTTcatgtatatatgtgtatatctttagaaaataataatatattagtaGTGGACACCCTATATGCAAATTAAATTTTGATTGAATCCAAAAGTATATGCGCGACCTTCAAACTCCTGGATCTGCCTCTTCACTTCACTATCCACGTGAAAATTGTTTGACGAATGTGACGGACTACGTTTCATGTGGTAGGGGACTTTGTACTTTGGCCTTCTGTTCTATTATGACATCTTAGCCAATTACCAAAGACTTAGTGTATATTTGTTTCGAAGATTAATATAAAGTAAGATTAGGTAACTCCGAATGACCTATTCTTGGATGAATCGATTTCTGAATGAGTCGATCCTCGAACAAAGGTTTCCCATCCATGTTTGGCTAAAGCAAGATAAATATATCTTACACAGACAATTATGAAATCCATGTCATAAATTTGGGTTTGCTTATAGcaaaaaagaaaatgagaaaaaaaaaacagTTGACCTCCAAAATCTTCTAGAGAGATGTATTGTATGCCAAAATATTTGGTTTAAAAGTTGGGTTGAATTTGACCAAACAGTAGACGTTTGACCCAACAAAactggaaaaaagaaaaattcattTCCCAAGCATGATTACTGGATTTCATGTAATGGCCAAGACAAAAGAAACGTTTCATATTCGTAATTTTGAGGAAAAAATCAGAAATAACATAATTTACAACTGGTAGTTAAAAAATAGTCACAGTCtaaaaagtaatcgaaatttagtcattttttcatataaagataaaatATGAACAAAAACACTCTTAAAAATCCGAAAACATTCTAGCATAATacgctggagttcgaatttttaaCATATGACATCCAGCATAATGTGCTGGAAtttcataatatgctggagttccaacataatatgttggaaaATTATGCGTAGGAGCActataatccagcatattatgcaaTATTTTTCATGTTTCAGCTAGGATATTTTTGTCCAAATTTTATCTCCGCATAAAATAATAGCTATTTTTTAAGAATTTTGCAAACGTTGACTATTTTTTGATTATCAGTCTAAAAATTAACTAACCTTACTATTTTCACGCAAGTTTGGTTAAAATCACACCTTTTTAAAagctttaaatattattttattatttagcttTAACCTTTTTTCAAGATCTAACTCGAAAGGATATTTAAAGCTCAGAAATAGATGTTCAGACTCTTATAACGAAGGACCGCTTTAATTTGGACCAGACACGACTCAAACCTCGGTAAATTTGATCCTCATTTGCCTTGTTGTCTATTGAATTTTGCGAAATTATTATTGAACTAATAAATTTACCCGTGTTTCGCACAGTCATACATAATATTTTGTCAACTTTACgtaataattaaaatatataaaaataataaaagtagGATCTTGTAAAATTCtcaatattaaaaaaatagcGAAAACGTTAACATAATGCGAGATAACTGGGATATAATTAGAAAAAACTTAATGTGTGAAATATCTCAAACTTTTGTTTCACCACAAACATCTCAAATTCACAATATGTAGATAGAGCTTTCAATTAGTACTTAGTTACATTTTAATTTCTAATTTTccataagaaaagaaaaatagagaaaaagaagaagagaaagaggaaacaatttttattttaaaaaggaaaaaagaggaagaagatgCAAATTTAAAAATTCCAACAGGTTAGATAAAAGAGATATAAATGTTACCGCCTTCTAGAAATAATTTTTGCAGGAAATTTCTTCTTTGcacatttatatttttatttgtggCAATTTTTTCTTATTAGTATGAACCTTTATTACTAATACGAAATCCAGAATAATATGCTAGAGGTAGAATTTATCAGATATATTACACTGTCATGTTAgctaaaatttataaaattagcCTCTCCTCAGAGTGATAACTAATGTAATGAAGTTCAAGTATCAATCTTTTTCACCGCAAATGCTTAACTTACGTTGCGTGCTTACTCTTATGGATCATATTGGCTAGGTTGTTCATATCAAAGGAATCTAGTCTTTACCTTAATCGATGAGTTTTTTCAACATCTACGTGAGCGAATAATCAAATTAAAGTTAAAGATATTAAAGGAATAACATAATTAGTGAATATAATCTCAAACAGATAAGTAAAGAGAACACCCCAATCAATATACCTGATCATGGAAAGAACTTTTATGTACAACCACAAAGGGAAGACAACACCTTCTTTTAGAAATAATTTGCCAAAAAGAGAGGAGAGTTAGATCGAGTAAAGAGCTAGTTGGATGGTGTTGTTCGTCTCCTCCGATAAGTACTGTTTGAATGCATCAGGTCTCCTGTTTATACCCATTTATCCAAGGCGTCAATagatttgtgaatagatttgtcACTCTTTTTTCAACTATAAAATGAGAATGTTTAGCATTCATTTTTTCTTCATTATGAAAGGGTAGTGTAGTAACGGCAATTCTTGGAACAGACACAACTGTACATTAAAGGGTGGTATTTTAACGGCCATTACTCATAACTGTtgttaatataataaaattatggTGTAAATGCATGAATATGTTGATTTTTCTACCAGAAAAAATGAGTTAAGATGGCAAAAAtttgagaaaaaagataaataccCTTCCTAGCCTATGAGAGGTGCCAAGTCAGCATTTTTTatcccttatatatatatatatatatatatatatatagatgtgatTCTAAGAGTGGAATATCATTTGGCAGGATAAAGTGCAGCATTAAATCTGATAGCACTAAcacaaataataatatattgttaGACAAGATCCACGATCAAGTATCACAAAGGAGCAGTGGATGCTGGTATGCTGCTCAGATCCATTCATTTAAAATTTGTAATCCTTCTTTAGCGTTAAGGTACCACTTATGGATGCATTTTGGGCTGCTTTAATGATTAAGCCCAAATATCTAAGAGATGCATGTGTTAAGAAGGCCCAAAAGATGCATAAGATCCAATGCCGAAAATGCTACATTGAAAGACTATTTTTAAGTGAATAATATGGAttgataattattatttttacccATTTGGAAACCACTGTGTGTTGGGCCAAATTTCTTTCaagtcaaaagtatttttttgtgtGAGGCTAAAAGTGTGTTATACACATCATCAATATAAAAGGAATTTTTACACCATCAGGTCACAACAGACATGTTTTattttttagattataatttttacatgttaaggtAGCTTCCCTCTCTCTCCTTGATAATGAAAACTCATACGCAAACCCAACTAAATTGGCATTGAAATATAATTGCTCTTGTTATAATTAAATAGTGCCATATGGGTCATCCTCCGAAAGGATGAGCAAATCTTTAGGTTGTTTAAATTGGTTATGTAAAGATTTGCCGCAGGAGTATAATTATTTCGATAAGATAAGAGAATGACACCTTACATTAAGTATTTCACTCCATAATATATACTATAATTGATTGtctcatatctgcttatgatctTGGCCAGCTAGGGGAAGATATATCCAGAAGATATCAATGAGGTGTCCAATAGTGGCACAATTTGGCATCTATCAATTTTATCTAAAGAAACAACTAACAAGTCTAACACGGCTTAATGCCCAAGCTTTTGTTAGGTGGTTGTACGAGCATTAACTCATACAACAATATAATCCCATAAATGAAGTATGAGAAGGATAgtatatacgcagaccttaccctcaCATTCAAGAAAACGAAaagattgtttccgatagaccctcgactttCAAACCAAAAACTTGATATTTACGAGTTGATTGTCCATCGACTTCCGAACCATAAAACTTCAAAATTTAAGTGGagtaaaataaaaacataaaaaagCTTATTGTACATTATCTTatcacaaaaacaaaaataattattgtaCGTAGACTTTGGAACTATGCAACAATTGACCTCGGAAATTTCTCAGATTATTTAAAGAAGAAAAAGTCTAAAACAGCTCAATACAACatgcaaccccccccccccccaaaaaaaaaaaaacaaaaacaagatCGACCCAGATCCTTAGAATAAGGGAACATATCAAACATGTGTAGTTCAACTGAGACTCCAATATTCCTTTTAGCAGACAAGAATTGACATTTAATAAAGATGGTATCAGAATCATATCAATCCATATCCCATTATTCAATTCCAACCATTCTGAATCTGTCATTGAATTGGATACATTAATACTACTGCCAAATACATTAAAAGTAAAATAGGTAAGATTAAATTCAAACAACACCAGAACATGTTGATTCAATAGTGTCTAAATCAACTTTTCCTTAGTCACTTTGAACATTCTTTTGTAAAGCTTGTGTGATTAAACAATATCATTGATATGTGTCCCAAAAGTGACAAGCCAACAAAAAAACCTCACTAGTAAGGAGCAATTGGCTTATCTACAAGGTGTGCCCCAACAAGTAGCAAAAAGGAAAGGAAAGTACATATATTGTGTACCGTCACAAATCTTGGCTGCTCATTTTGAGTCGTCTTGTTGGTGAAGAGGGCATGGAAGAATCAGTGGAATGTGCCAATGAATCAATAGATAGGGACGACGAAAGTGCTTTGGGAGATGAAGTGGATGAGAGGTCAAGTGATGGCGATGGCGATGGCGAAGATGACAATGACGGTGATGGGGAGAGAGTtggggttgatgaatcatcggacgACGTTTCTGGCAACTTTCTCTTGTTCATTCCTTTTTGTTCTTCCCTAAATCGATCCTCGTTGAACATGTAACTCTTCAAACGTTTTACATCCGACAATTTCACTGGCTTCAATAGAAAATCTTCAGCACCTTCTTCCAAACATCTGTTAATAGCATCAGCATTAGTTTAATCAAGAGAATGTCTCACTACAAAATTCTAAAATATGCACTCCAAAATGACATTATCATGAAGTGATTCTTCTTTTAAGATAAGTAAACTAATTTAAGTCAAAGAGAAAACAGCTTTTTCCATATCTGTTTCTGGTAGGCATTTCTTCCCAATAAACAATAAAGCCACAACTTTTACAATGTGACATTCCAAAGAAGCTTTATGCATTGACATTTACTAGTGGCAATGCCAAAATTGCTTACATTGCTAATCTAATCTTTACTAGAAAAAGATCATGCATTCCTCTTTATATTACTAAATAAAAATACAACTGCTAAAGAAACAGAAAATGAGATGCTCTGGATTATGATATTGTAAAGCATGTATCCAACTACTCTTATTTTGGTATAAGATATATTAAACTAATGAAGTGGTTGTTCATTCATTGCTTTTGGTCATGCAAGAAACTAGTTGTTCAATAACAATTAACTGATCACAGCTTCCTAAAAATGCAAGTCAAAACCTTTTCTTTATCACAATCGATTAATTAAACAATCTAACAGATCTTCAAAGCACATGACAAACGATACGTAAAGATATGATTCTATCTTAATTTAATAGGGAAGATGGCTTTAGGATGTCAATGGTACTTCCTCCATTATTCTTTCTTAGTTTAATTGGAAGATAGCTTCAGGTTGTCAATGAGATTTCCCTTATTTTTTTAGGGGGTGGGAAGAACACGGGTAAGAAGAGATGAAAGTTCTtaacctctttttttttttcaataaatgCAATGGAATTAACTCTGCCTTCTTTTTTGGGTTAACCATCCCGGATCGGAAACCTACTGGCCTGATTAAAATCTAGATTCACACCGGACAGGTCCACAATGGGGTAAAACGTTCCCTTTCGAGAAGTTTTCCATTCTCAAAGTTCGAAACTGAGAACTCTGTTAAGAGCGAAGGGATCTAACCATCCCGCCACACCCCTTGGTGGTGAATGGTAAGCACTTATCCACACCCGATGTTTACACCAAATCATATTGATATATCATGGTTAAGTCATAAATTAAGGTGGTAATAGGTATTAATTCACTATGATTTGGGGATAAGAGTGCATGTCTAAGTGTCATATATTTATTGGATTAGTATAAACACAAGGTGCAACTAAGTATTTACCGTGCTGAATCTGTATTGCTTCATGACATTCATTTTAAGATAGCTATTAAATCTATAAATATTATCCCACACCAGATTCCaagcaaaaagcaaaaaatatattcaatattttcatttattctcttctataaattcatTAACCAAAACAGAATATAAAGGCAGAAAGGATTAAATAAGTAGGAAATCCAGCAGCAAAGAATTGGAAATACCTGTCAATTCTAGTCAAAACATTTTCAGAAGACATGATCACAACTGGAATTTCCCTAAAAGATGAACCCTGTTGACAATTACAAATTTGGAAAAACTTAAGTACATTGATTGAATTTCCTATAAGAAATCCAACTACTAATTTTTCcagcaaaataaataaatagaacaatAAAAGAGAGTAAAAAAGGACCTTAATCTTTTTGAGCAAATCATAGCCAGTCATTCCAGGCATACAATAATCTGTAATTATCAGATCCACCTTCaaaccctaaaatattaaaccaacacaaaacaaatcaaaatccataaaaaaataaaaaaaaataaaaagttcacAGCAAAAACAAatcccaaaaataataaaattttctTACATCAATTCTAACAGAGGTTTCTTCTTCATCCAATCCAAGATATTTCAAAGCTCTCATCCCACTATCCACTGTAGTCACTGTACAATTTCAATAAAAACACCAttaaaaatctcaaattttcagaaaaagaaccaaaattcatcacaatatcaGTTTTAAAAAAAGTTACCTTTGCAAGATGTAATTTTGAGGAGTCTTTCAATTACTATTCTGTCCACAAGACTATCATCAACAGCAAGGACATGAACTTCGTTAGTTGACTCCGTTAACGGCAACAACTCTTCTAACTCCTCCACTCTCTCCGCCCTTCGCCGCCGTGAAAACACGCCGTTTCTTGCCATCTCAATTTTAACAAAAATGGAATAAAACCCACAAATTGTATTGCTAAAGAAGAAAAACCCACaaattttcttgaaaaaataTGTGGGAAAATTGTAAAGCTCTCAACTTCTAAGAAGAAAAACAGGGACATAAAAAGAGAGAGGAGTGTGTGTAATATATATGTATGTACACAATATACACGTCCttgtcttttttaaaaaaaatatttactttcTAAAACTAAAAGTATAAAAGTAAATGTAAATAAAGAGACGACAGAGAGAGAGAACAGAGTGTTGAAAATCAAATCTGGTGAA is a window from the Nicotiana tomentosiformis chromosome 10, ASM39032v3, whole genome shotgun sequence genome containing:
- the LOC104085569 gene encoding two-component response regulator ARR17-like, encoding MARNGVFSRRRRAERVEELEELLPLTESTNEVHVLAVDDSLVDRIVIERLLKITSCKVTTVDSGMRALKYLGLDEEETSVRIDGLKVDLIITDYCMPGMTGYDLLKKIKGSSFREIPVVIMSSENVLTRIDRCLEEGAEDFLLKPVKLSDVKRLKSYMFNEDRFREEQKGMNKRKLPETSSDDSSTPTLSPSPSLSSSPSPSPSLDLSSTSSPKALSSSLSIDSLAHSTDSSMPSSPTRRLKMSSQDL